In Acinetobacter pittii, one genomic interval encodes:
- the algR gene encoding LytTR family DNA-binding domain-containing protein, with protein MKVLICDDEPLAVERLSRLVSKMGHEVVSTAHHGQEALEQARLHQPDVILLDIQMPGMNGLVCAEQLSQFNPRPAIVFCTAYDQHALEAFKSQAQAYLLKPIDPVELEQALSQLTQLTQAQLNALPQHEFLHDLKTQRHQIAAKTYRGVELIPVENIYYFLADQKYVTVRHKNGSVLIDETLKELETEFADQFIRIHRNALVAVAYLDGLELVSSGQYQVRLRGLDERLSVSRRHLSTLRERIHQL; from the coding sequence ATGAAGGTGCTAATTTGTGATGACGAACCACTTGCAGTGGAACGATTGTCACGTTTAGTTTCAAAGATGGGACATGAAGTTGTATCAACGGCTCATCATGGACAAGAGGCCTTGGAACAGGCACGGCTTCATCAACCGGACGTAATTTTACTTGATATTCAAATGCCAGGTATGAATGGTCTTGTCTGTGCAGAACAGTTAAGCCAGTTCAATCCTCGACCTGCGATTGTGTTTTGTACCGCCTACGATCAGCATGCATTAGAAGCTTTTAAATCTCAAGCTCAGGCATATCTTCTTAAGCCGATTGACCCAGTAGAGCTTGAACAAGCTTTAAGTCAATTGACACAGCTTACACAAGCCCAACTCAATGCTTTACCACAACATGAATTTTTACATGATCTAAAAACACAGCGTCATCAAATTGCCGCAAAAACCTACCGTGGCGTTGAACTGATTCCTGTTGAAAATATCTATTATTTTTTAGCAGATCAGAAATACGTTACGGTACGTCATAAAAATGGCAGTGTATTAATAGATGAAACATTAAAAGAACTTGAAACTGAATTTGCAGATCAATTTATTCGTATTCATCGAAATGCGTTGGTGGCAGTTGCATATTTAGATGGGCTGGAGCTGGTTAGTTCGGGGCAATATCAAGTTAGGCTGCGAGGTCTTGATGAAAGACTTTCAGTGAGCCGTCGACATTTGTCTACACTTAGAGAGCGAATTCATCAGCTCTAA
- a CDS encoding sensor histidine kinase: protein MWSWWLSKIKKSISLAEAQQTKLFPTAYRNQNSSYFFTKNGRWQHLFELIIASNVLALVLALAEAQSWQALSGGRLLQYIVFINWVILSFFALVERFQGFFSSLRQEFALAIGFVMLQVIVVLTTLISNFFQFGLFNKHAYLTQGWSIYLTNVPLYLSYGILLGAFCLRYLYVREQWLHQQYAELNARIQAMQARIHPHFLFNSLNNVVSLIAIDPDKAESMLISLSRLFRASFQELKLVSLHEEIELSKQYLMIEQVRLGERLKVDWKIELSPMQLKQITIPLLTLQPLLENSIFHGVEPMMGKATIGVLVEILQNQVSIVITNPYTDDTINSRKGHGIALENVKQRLKAYYGNTVRFQVYKGEALYTTIMSYQYQTK, encoded by the coding sequence ATGTGGTCATGGTGGCTCAGTAAAATAAAAAAGAGTATATCACTTGCCGAAGCTCAACAAACAAAGTTGTTTCCTACAGCATACCGAAATCAAAATTCTTCCTATTTTTTTACGAAAAATGGGCGTTGGCAACACTTATTCGAATTAATTATCGCAAGTAATGTTTTGGCACTGGTCTTGGCATTGGCTGAAGCGCAGTCTTGGCAAGCCTTGAGCGGGGGGAGACTTTTACAATACATCGTTTTTATTAATTGGGTAATTTTATCCTTTTTTGCTTTAGTTGAACGCTTTCAAGGTTTTTTTAGCAGCTTACGTCAAGAATTTGCCTTAGCTATTGGCTTTGTCATGCTGCAAGTTATTGTTGTCTTGACCACCTTAATAAGTAATTTTTTTCAGTTTGGTCTTTTCAATAAACATGCTTATCTAACACAGGGCTGGAGCATTTATTTAACTAATGTACCTCTATATCTAAGCTATGGAATATTGTTGGGAGCTTTCTGCTTACGTTATTTATATGTCAGGGAGCAGTGGCTGCATCAACAATATGCAGAATTAAATGCTCGTATTCAGGCCATGCAAGCGAGAATTCACCCTCACTTTTTATTTAATAGTCTAAATAATGTGGTGAGTTTAATTGCGATAGATCCAGATAAAGCAGAAAGTATGCTCATTAGCCTATCGCGTTTATTTCGAGCAAGTTTCCAAGAATTAAAGTTAGTGAGTCTGCATGAAGAAATTGAGCTCAGTAAACAATATTTAATGATTGAGCAGGTGCGGTTGGGGGAGCGTTTAAAAGTAGATTGGAAAATTGAACTTTCACCTATGCAATTAAAACAGATCACTATTCCTTTATTGACATTACAGCCTTTGTTAGAGAATAGTATTTTTCATGGGGTAGAACCAATGATGGGTAAAGCAACCATAGGGGTATTGGTTGAAATATTGCAAAATCAAGTCAGTATAGTCATTACCAACCCATATACAGACGATACAATAAATTCACGGAAAGGGCATGGAATCGCCCTTGAAAATGTAAAACAACGCCTGAAAGCATATTATGGGAACACCGTTAGATTTCAGGTTTATAAAGGTGAAGCCTTATATACCACTATTATGAGCTATCAATATCAAACAAAATAA